From Pantoea sp. Ep11b, the proteins below share one genomic window:
- the rluC gene encoding 23S rRNA pseudouridine(955/2504/2580) synthase RluC, with product MKTENPGVQFVAITAENAGQRIDNFLRTQLKGVPKSMIYRIVRKGEVRVNKKRIKPEYKLEEGDEVRIPPVRVAERDEDAVSPKLAKVASLAEAILYEDESLLVMNKPSGTAVHGGSGLTFGVIEGLRALRPDARFLELVHRLDRDTSGILLVAKKRSALRSLHEQLREKGMQKDYLALVRGNWPSHLKVVQAPLLKNILQSGERVVRVSSEGKPSETRFKVEERFDFATLVKASPVTGRTHQIRVHTLHAGHPIAFDDRYGEREFDSQLASTGLTRLFLHAAALTFTHPGTGEVMRVEAPLDEGLKLCLQKLRQRKA from the coding sequence ATGAAAACAGAGAATCCCGGCGTACAGTTTGTCGCCATCACGGCTGAAAATGCCGGACAACGCATTGATAACTTTTTGCGCACCCAGCTTAAGGGTGTGCCTAAAAGCATGATTTATCGCATCGTTCGCAAAGGCGAGGTGCGGGTGAATAAAAAGCGCATTAAGCCTGAGTACAAACTGGAGGAGGGCGACGAGGTGCGCATTCCGCCGGTTCGGGTGGCGGAACGCGATGAAGACGCTGTTTCCCCTAAACTGGCGAAGGTCGCGTCGCTGGCAGAGGCGATCCTCTATGAGGATGAGTCACTGCTGGTGATGAACAAGCCTTCCGGCACCGCTGTCCACGGCGGCAGCGGGCTGACCTTCGGCGTCATCGAAGGGCTGCGCGCATTACGGCCTGACGCGCGTTTCCTGGAGCTGGTGCATCGCCTGGACCGGGATACCTCCGGTATTCTGCTGGTCGCCAAAAAGCGGTCGGCGCTGCGTTCCCTGCATGAGCAGCTGCGGGAAAAAGGGATGCAGAAAGATTATCTGGCGCTGGTGCGCGGTAACTGGCCGTCACACCTCAAGGTGGTGCAGGCGCCGCTGCTGAAAAACATTCTGCAGAGCGGCGAGCGCGTGGTGCGCGTCAGCAGTGAAGGCAAGCCCTCGGAAACCCGCTTTAAAGTGGAAGAGCGGTTCGACTTCGCCACGCTGGTTAAGGCAAGCCCGGTGACGGGGCGCACGCATCAGATCCGTGTGCATACGCTGCACGCCGGGCATCCGATTGCCTTTGACGATCGCTATGGCGAACGCGAGTTCGACAGCCAGCTGGCGTCAACCGGCTTAACGCGCCTGTTCCTGCATGCGGCGGCGCTGACCTTTACCCATCCCGGCACGGGAGAAGTGATGCGGGTAGAAGCGCCACTGGATGAGGGCCTGAAGCTGTGCCTGCAGAAGCTGCGCCAGCGGAAAGCGTAA